GCCTAACTGTAGAGAGATTTCTAAATAGTacggaaaataattttaaaactatcTTTTTTAGAACTCGTAAAGTGTCTTGGAAtaatagtataatgaaaataatatatcaaaacTGTATTAAATTCGTCAGACATTATCCCTTTTTATGGCTCTAACGTCATCTTAATTTCACTCGCTCCGAAAAGTAGGCAACCATTTTATTACTGTTTTCTCACTAACATATCGTATATAGCGGAAGGCAAACCAGATGTGAACTATTGTAATAATCAATAAAGGAAATGCAATAAATACTAgtgtattgcctacatttaggcgtcaGTGCACCTTTTAAATATGATCGCTACTTCATATAACCTTAGGATTtttctccaaataattttgaggaaagcTGCGGAACTGACATTGCTTGGCCGGATACAAATCCGAGTTCGCTCTCGTTATGTAGAACTGACTGTCGTGGAATGATATAACCATAGGCCTTTATGTAGGGCTATCTTAATACTTCGCGGAACCTAATATATGCTacactttttaattttcttgtttGGAAGCCTATcaactgacaaaaatatttctaatgctTTTACTCTACTTCATTTTCAATAATACACTACTGGATACAATTGGATTCAACGTTACCTTTGACCTGCTGCACCGATGTCAATTTACGCTCCCACAGATCGTCGAATGGCTGCCCAGCTGATGGCTCAAAATCGGCCGTATATTGGCGCATGCCGGCCGAGGTAGTGAAACAGCATTTGCACATGCACGAGTGATAGCGTAGACGACCCTCATCCAGATATGGATGCGCCAGAGCATCCGTCACGGTGATGCGCTTATCCTGCAcggtgaaataaaaaattgattagAAGAATGCGTTATCTACAATAACTATAATACTCACCGGATCGAAGACAAGCATTTGACACAGCAGATGCACCGCCTCGTGCGTCGCATGCGAACTGAGCGTGTACAACGCCGAAAATGATGGCAGCTTGGGTGCGCGGCGCAACATGTGTGAACGAGCGCCATCGCAGGCGTGACGCATATCCTCCATAGAGGGTGTGCCCAACAGCTCGGTGATCAGCTCCAGCTGTTGCACGGGATTCTGTGCCTGAAAGAGAATGCGACGACCGAGCAGTTCGCCGAAAATGCAACCTACCGACCAAACATCCACCGCCGACGAGTAGTGGCGGGCGCCCATTAAAATCTCCGGTGCACGATAGTATTGTGTGACCACCTCTTGTGTCATATGTTTGGCCTGATCGGGCTCTTCGACGCGCGCCAAACCAAAATCACATATTTTCAGCACACAATTCGAATTGACCAACAGATTGCCGGGCTTGATGTCACGATGGAGGATGCGCGCCGAATGCAGATACTTGAGACCGCGCAATATTTGGTAGAGGAACACTTTAATGTGATCGGCGGAGAGATGTTGTGGCGAGACGATTATCTTATGGAGATCTGACTGTAGTAGTTCGGTTATCACATATCTATATGGCGGGAGGAGAGAGTGTACATAGTGACGAGTTGAGGAAAGCCGATGAGCGTGTATTACgaggaaaaattacaaaaatttaaaaaattctaaatatatacaaacatacatacaaaaaatattaaatatattaagaaagttTGAACTTgtgtacattttttaataactgcTGGCATTTCTGGGTACGCCTTCTTCCGCAATTGTTGACTTAGAAAACTTGCCGATTTAGGGCACTTACAATTGCCCATCAAACTGTACTGTGTAAATACGAAGTTCAGCAGAAAGTGCGCCGCACAATGAGTGAGCGAGTGAATACGGCaaactttttcaattaaatcgCATTGATTTTA
The nucleotide sequence above comes from Zeugodacus cucurbitae isolate PBARC_wt_2022May unplaced genomic scaffold, idZeuCucr1.2 ctg00000296.1, whole genome shotgun sequence. Encoded proteins:
- the LOC128924105 gene encoding serine/threonine-protein kinase NLK-like, which produces IQFVFFFYLQVLSALDILQPPHLDFFQEIYVITELLQSDLHKIIVSPQHLSADHIKVFLYQILRGLKYLHSARILHRDIKPGNLLVNSNCVLKICDFGLARVEEPDQAKHMTQEVVTQYYRAPEILMGARHYSSAVDVWSVGCIFGELLGRRILFQAQNPVQQLELITELLGTPSMEDMRHACDGARSHMLRRAPKLPSFSALYTLSSHATHEAVHLLCQMLVFDPDKRITVTDALAHPYLDEGRLRYHSCMCKCCFTTSAGMRQYTADFEPSAGQPFDDLWERKLTSVQQVKEEMHKFIAEQLQTGRVPLCINPQSAAFKSFARYVEQIRKLRKERNKRDPVGITLMQQLEFDRRKEQQRLELEAAFKAMIMQTPEVTVEPSSAPNTGTPSFFNLPSFSSFDYTTPHTNKDRRSLSVTPLSSLNMTLCWDEQDDSETDTADESMDSGY